One part of the Phragmites australis chromosome 3, lpPhrAust1.1, whole genome shotgun sequence genome encodes these proteins:
- the LOC133912237 gene encoding mitogen-activated protein kinase 5 produces the protein MSGGGMDRAPVAEFRPTVTHGGRFLQYNIFGNLFETTAKYQPPIMPIGRGAYGIVCSVMNLETREMVAIKKIANAFDNHMDAKRTLREIKLLRHLDHENIIGIRDVIPPPIPQAFNDVYIGTELMDTDLHHIIRSNQELSEEHCQYFLYQILRGLKYIHSANVIHRDLKPSNLLLNANCDLKICDFGLARPTSESDMMTEYVVTRWYRAPELLLNSTDYSAAIDVWSVGCIFMELINRQPLFPGRDHMHQMRLITEVIGTPTDEELGFIRNEDARKYMRHLPQFPRRPFASLFPRVQPIALDLIERMLTFNPLQRITVEEALDHPYLERLHDIADEPVCTEPFSFDFEQQALTEDQMKQLIFNEAIELNPNFRY, from the exons ATGAGCGGAGGAGGCATGGACAGGGCGCCGGTGGCCGAGTTCCGCCCGACGGTGACGCACGGCGGCCGGTTCCTCCAGTACAACATCTTCGGCAACCTCTTCGAGACCACGGCCAAGTACCAGCCGCCCATCATGCCCATCGGCCGCGGCGCATACGGGATCGTCTG CTCGGTGATGAACTTGGAAACGAGGGAGATGGTGGCGATCAAGAAGATCGCCAACGCGTTCGACAACCACATGGACGCCAAGCGCACACTCCGGGAAATCAAGCTCCTCAGGCACCTCGACCACGAAAAC ATCATAGGCATCCGGGACGTCATCCCGCCGCCGATCCCGCAGGCGTTCAACGACGTGTACATCGGCACCGAGCTCATGGACACGGACCTCCACCACATCATCCGCTCCAACCAAGAATTGTCGGAGGAGCACTGCCAG TACTTCTTGTACCAGATCCTGCGCGGGCTCAAGTACATCCACTCGGCGAACGTGATCCACCGGGACCTGAAGCCGAGCAACCTGCTGCTGAACGCCAACTGCGACCTCAAGATCTGCGACTTCGGGCTGGCGCGGCCGACGTCGGAGAGCGACATGATGACGGAGTACGTGGTGACGCGGTGGTACCGCGCGCCGGAGCTGCTGCTCAACTCCACCGACTACTCCGCCGCCATCGACGTCTGGTCCGTCGGCTGCATCTTCATGGAGCTCATCAACCGCCAGCCGCTCTTCCCCGGCCGGGATCACATGCACCAGATGCGCCTCATCACCGAG GTGATCGGGACGCCGACGGACGAGGAGCTCGGGTTCATCCGGAACGAGGACGCGCGGAAGTACATGAGGCACCTGCCGCAGTTCCCCCGGCGGCCGTTCGCCAGCCTGTTCCCGAGGGTGCAGCCCATCGCGCTGGACCTCATCGAGAGGATGCTCACCTTCAACCCGCTGCAGAGGATCACAG TTGAAGAGGCGCTGGATCACCCGTACCTGGAGCGGTTGCACGACATCGCCGACGAGCCCGTGTGCACGGAGCCGTTCTCATTCGACTTCGAGCAACAGGCTCTAACTGAGGATCAGATGAAGCAGCTAATATTCAATGAAGCTATTGAACTGAACCCGAATTTCCGATACTAG